From a region of the Hypanus sabinus isolate sHypSab1 chromosome 2, sHypSab1.hap1, whole genome shotgun sequence genome:
- the LOC132404381 gene encoding succinate receptor 1-like isoform X2, with amino-acid sequence MENNGDCVDINEGVERFYLTTMYSIEFIVGLIGNVTVISGYIFCLKNWKCSNIYLFFLSITDLLFICTLPMFVVQYANGSEWFYGEICCKFNRYFLNSNLYLSVLYLTCISIDRYLLVRNPTRLHWFQRKQTAIAICFTLWVFVSLELIPMFTFIGPKNITDNEDHIVVCIDYASSGNAWDSIIYSIFLTIVDFILPLCVMGFCCIQTAKSLKKISAQRRRNIKLEKPHCLVILALVIFTVLFTPYHIMRNVRIASRMDNDLSFCKRRGIKAAYALTRPIAYLSSAINPIFYFLLGDRFREILFRKMPFVGPRLMSLRSSATSITH; translated from the coding sequence GAAAATAATGGGGATTGTGTGGACATCAACGAAGGTGTGGAAAGGTTCTACCTTACAACAATGTACAGTATCGAGTTCATTGTGGGGCTCATCGGGAATGTAACTGTGATAAGTGGttatatcttctgcctgaagaATTGGAAATGCAGCAACATATAcctcttcttcctctccatcactGATCTGCTATTTATTTGCACTCTTCCCATGTTTGTTGTCCAGTATGCAAACGGCAGTGAATGGTTCTATGGTGAAATTTGCTGTAAGTTTAATCGATACTTCCTCAACTCTAACCTCTACCTGAGTGTTCTCTACCTCACCTGCATCAGCATTGACCGCTACTTGCTGGTAAGAAACCCGACAAGGCTTCACTGGTTCCAGAGAAAGCAGACGGCAATTGCGATCTGTTTCACCTTGTGGGTCTTCGTCAGCTTGGAGCTGATACCAATGTTTACATTCATTGGCCCGAAGAACATCACAGATAATGAAGATCATATTGTGGTTTGCATTGACTATGCCAGTTCGGGGAATGCGTGGGACAGCATTATTTATAGCATATTCCTCACCATTGTTGATTTCATCCTCCCACTCTGTGTCATGGGATTCTGCTGCATTCAGACAGCTAAGAGCTTAAAGAAGATAAGTGCTCAACGCCGCAGGAACATTAAACTTGAAAAGCCCCATTGCCTCGTAATATTGGCGTTAGTCATTTTCACAGTACTCTTTACCCCATATCATATCATGCGAAATGTCCGTATTGCTTCCAGAATGGACAATGACCTATCGTTTTGCAAGCGTCGGGGCATAAAGGCTGCATATGCCCTCACGAGGCCTATTGCTTACCTTAGTTCTGCAATAAACCCCATCTTCTACTTCCTGCTCGGAGATCGATTCAGAGAGATCCTCTTCAGGAAGATGCCATTTGTGGGGCCAAGACTGATGTCCTTAAGGTCTTCAGCGACCAGCATTACTCATTAA
- the LOC132404381 gene encoding succinate receptor 1-like isoform X1, which produces MLLEVPKGTTSSGKSIVNIPNIIGDDAAQENNGDCVDINEGVERFYLTTMYSIEFIVGLIGNVTVISGYIFCLKNWKCSNIYLFFLSITDLLFICTLPMFVVQYANGSEWFYGEICCKFNRYFLNSNLYLSVLYLTCISIDRYLLVRNPTRLHWFQRKQTAIAICFTLWVFVSLELIPMFTFIGPKNITDNEDHIVVCIDYASSGNAWDSIIYSIFLTIVDFILPLCVMGFCCIQTAKSLKKISAQRRRNIKLEKPHCLVILALVIFTVLFTPYHIMRNVRIASRMDNDLSFCKRRGIKAAYALTRPIAYLSSAINPIFYFLLGDRFREILFRKMPFVGPRLMSLRSSATSITH; this is translated from the exons ATGCTACTGGAGGTGCCCAAAGGCACTACTAGCTCTGGCAAGTCAATTGTCAACATCCCAAACATCATTGGAGATGATGCTGCCCAG GAAAATAATGGGGATTGTGTGGACATCAACGAAGGTGTGGAAAGGTTCTACCTTACAACAATGTACAGTATCGAGTTCATTGTGGGGCTCATCGGGAATGTAACTGTGATAAGTGGttatatcttctgcctgaagaATTGGAAATGCAGCAACATATAcctcttcttcctctccatcactGATCTGCTATTTATTTGCACTCTTCCCATGTTTGTTGTCCAGTATGCAAACGGCAGTGAATGGTTCTATGGTGAAATTTGCTGTAAGTTTAATCGATACTTCCTCAACTCTAACCTCTACCTGAGTGTTCTCTACCTCACCTGCATCAGCATTGACCGCTACTTGCTGGTAAGAAACCCGACAAGGCTTCACTGGTTCCAGAGAAAGCAGACGGCAATTGCGATCTGTTTCACCTTGTGGGTCTTCGTCAGCTTGGAGCTGATACCAATGTTTACATTCATTGGCCCGAAGAACATCACAGATAATGAAGATCATATTGTGGTTTGCATTGACTATGCCAGTTCGGGGAATGCGTGGGACAGCATTATTTATAGCATATTCCTCACCATTGTTGATTTCATCCTCCCACTCTGTGTCATGGGATTCTGCTGCATTCAGACAGCTAAGAGCTTAAAGAAGATAAGTGCTCAACGCCGCAGGAACATTAAACTTGAAAAGCCCCATTGCCTCGTAATATTGGCGTTAGTCATTTTCACAGTACTCTTTACCCCATATCATATCATGCGAAATGTCCGTATTGCTTCCAGAATGGACAATGACCTATCGTTTTGCAAGCGTCGGGGCATAAAGGCTGCATATGCCCTCACGAGGCCTATTGCTTACCTTAGTTCTGCAATAAACCCCATCTTCTACTTCCTGCTCGGAGATCGATTCAGAGAGATCCTCTTCAGGAAGATGCCATTTGTGGGGCCAAGACTGATGTCCTTAAGGTCTTCAGCGACCAGCATTACTCATTAA